In Paenibacillus larvae subsp. larvae, the following proteins share a genomic window:
- a CDS encoding right-handed parallel beta-helix repeat-containing protein gives MAVLVTSMGAVGDGKTDSSSDFQRAIDSLPQEGEVLVPAGTYIIKNVQLRSKIRLAGEGKASILKLPPSSRVWDMLFITGGNTAGEQIDIAHLTLDGSRDLIGLSDVQMHGIDIRSGSKQVTVTGITAQNMCGDGIRTTHDGQLGTVPSRIQIEQCFFTGIGRQDIAVIQGYDLIIQECCGTGTLDIEPEDPLIKRIAITGCDFKKLVISANDREQTADIVVTGCTIQESTVWNARGVNMGSNEIKHLRVSTAQDITLSGNSFRMLELYPTSDQTCTNVVVTGNLIQNITDAEGIPLGGASGNPGVALYMWKAIDCILTGNLIRAESDGIYVSSGCHRSILQHNQVTLVPGPLTPPPESGGSAGIAVINASHDLDISGNTLQGWHNGILSDGSENPEGLTVQHNIFKNCTGEEATVFLSGCVNTTITGNIFDEDQGMTVYKGNAMITNNHFTNSVNQRIVLSQTTAVVGLNTAVLDPAHLLLNASSSVSYSGEDFIILKSPNGKHFSVSISNEGKLITLPLP, from the coding sequence ATGGCGGTTCTCGTTACAAGTATGGGTGCTGTGGGAGACGGCAAGACGGACAGCAGCTCCGATTTTCAAAGGGCGATCGACAGCTTGCCGCAAGAAGGAGAGGTTCTGGTTCCTGCCGGAACTTACATCATTAAAAATGTTCAGCTGCGATCCAAAATCCGGTTAGCCGGAGAAGGAAAAGCTTCCATCCTGAAACTCCCACCCTCTTCCAGAGTCTGGGATATGCTTTTCATAACCGGAGGAAATACGGCCGGGGAACAGATCGATATCGCTCATCTGACGCTGGACGGTTCCAGAGATTTAATCGGGCTTAGTGATGTGCAAATGCACGGCATAGATATCAGGTCAGGGAGTAAACAAGTTACGGTTACCGGAATTACCGCACAAAATATGTGTGGTGATGGCATTCGTACTACCCACGACGGTCAGCTTGGAACCGTACCCAGCCGAATTCAGATTGAACAGTGTTTTTTTACAGGTATCGGCAGACAGGATATCGCTGTCATCCAAGGATATGATCTAATAATCCAAGAATGCTGCGGTACGGGAACGCTGGATATTGAACCGGAGGATCCCCTCATTAAACGGATTGCTATAACGGGCTGCGACTTTAAAAAGCTGGTTATAAGCGCAAATGACCGTGAGCAAACTGCGGACATTGTTGTAACCGGTTGTACCATCCAGGAATCTACCGTATGGAATGCCCGGGGAGTGAATATGGGCAGCAACGAAATCAAACATCTCCGTGTATCTACGGCACAAGATATTACCCTTAGCGGCAATTCCTTCCGGATGCTTGAGCTCTATCCCACTTCGGATCAAACCTGTACCAATGTAGTAGTGACGGGAAACTTGATCCAAAACATTACGGATGCAGAAGGCATCCCCTTAGGGGGAGCATCAGGAAACCCCGGAGTTGCCCTCTATATGTGGAAAGCAATAGACTGTATTCTGACAGGCAATCTGATCCGGGCCGAGTCGGATGGAATTTACGTTTCTTCCGGCTGCCACCGCTCCATTCTCCAGCACAATCAGGTCACGCTTGTTCCCGGTCCCCTTACTCCTCCACCCGAAAGCGGCGGATCCGCAGGAATTGCCGTGATCAATGCCTCGCATGATTTGGATATTTCAGGAAATACCCTGCAGGGTTGGCATAACGGTATCCTCTCCGATGGTTCGGAAAATCCGGAGGGCTTAACTGTACAGCATAATATTTTCAAAAATTGCACAGGTGAAGAAGCGACCGTGTTTTTATCAGGCTGTGTAAATACTACCATAACGGGCAACATCTTTGACGAGGATCAGGGTATGACGGTATACAAGGGGAATGCCATGATTACGAATAATCATTTTACCAACTCCGTAAACCAGCGGATCGTATTGTCTCAAACCACAGCTGTGGTCGGTCTAAATACAGCCGTTTTAGACCCGGCCCATCTGCTCTTGAACGCCTCCTCTTCCGTTTCCTATTCCGGTGAAGATTTTATCATCCTTAAATCACCAAACGGTAAACATTTCTCAGTTTCGATCAGTAACGAAGGCAAACTGATTACCCTGCCCCTTCCCTAG
- a CDS encoding bifunctional 3-deoxy-7-phosphoheptulonate synthase/chorismate mutase has protein sequence MSHELDVLRDKLNTINGQLLSLLNERADIARQIGEVKQKQGIPKYDPVREKQMLDDLVAKNEGPFEDSTIKHLFKQIFKASLDLQQDGHKKLLLVSRQSQPANTVIELNGATIGGGTHELIAGPCSVESYDQLRTVAAALKQQGIKIMRGGAFKPRTSPYDFQGLGIEGLKMLKEVGQEFGLITISEIVDPSHMELAAEHLDIIQIGARNMQNFELLKAAGNVRVPILLKRGLAATIEEFILAAEYILSRGNKQVMLIERGIRTYEKWTRNTLDISAVPILKQETHLPVLVDVTHSTGRKDILVPCAKAALAAGADGVMVEVHPDPATALSDSAQQLNIPQFEQFYAEVKASGLLKDSASV, from the coding sequence ATGAGTCATGAATTGGATGTACTGCGTGACAAACTTAACACAATAAACGGTCAACTGCTCTCTCTTCTAAATGAGCGGGCAGATATTGCCCGGCAAATCGGGGAAGTCAAGCAAAAACAGGGGATTCCCAAATACGATCCGGTGCGTGAGAAACAAATGCTGGATGATCTCGTTGCTAAAAATGAAGGCCCCTTTGAAGATTCGACCATCAAACATTTGTTCAAACAAATTTTCAAAGCTTCCCTTGACCTGCAGCAGGACGGTCACAAGAAGCTGCTGCTGGTGTCCAGACAAAGCCAGCCGGCCAATACCGTTATCGAGCTTAACGGAGCTACTATTGGAGGCGGTACCCATGAGCTGATTGCAGGCCCTTGTTCTGTAGAATCGTACGATCAGCTCCGTACAGTTGCTGCCGCTCTCAAACAACAAGGAATTAAAATTATGCGCGGCGGTGCCTTCAAACCCAGAACTTCCCCTTATGACTTCCAGGGTCTCGGCATCGAAGGCCTGAAGATGCTGAAAGAAGTCGGTCAGGAATTCGGACTTATTACAATCAGTGAAATTGTGGACCCGTCCCATATGGAACTAGCTGCAGAACATCTGGATATCATTCAGATCGGCGCACGCAATATGCAAAATTTCGAATTGCTGAAAGCGGCGGGAAATGTCCGCGTTCCGATTCTTCTTAAACGCGGACTTGCCGCTACAATTGAAGAATTCATTCTGGCTGCGGAATATATCCTCTCACGCGGAAACAAGCAGGTCATGCTCATTGAGCGCGGAATACGTACCTATGAGAAGTGGACCCGGAATACACTAGATATATCAGCCGTCCCTATCCTTAAACAGGAGACCCATCTTCCTGTTTTGGTAGATGTCACTCATTCAACAGGACGGAAAGATATTCTCGTTCCATGTGCGAAAGCAGCCCTGGCCGCAGGTGCTGACGGTGTCATGGTAGAAGTGCATCCGGATCCGGCTACGGCTCTTTCTGACTCGGCCCAACAGCTCAACATTCCCCAGTTTGAACAATTTTACGCTGAAGTTAAAGCTTCCGGTCTGTTGAAAGATTCCGCTTCGGTGTGA
- a CDS encoding zinc-binding dehydrogenase, whose protein sequence is MGNAVQAVLSGDVVGKSVAVVGAGPIGLMAIAVAKACGAGFIAAVDINPYRLRMAEQMGSNKVINSKDHPHFAGSLKEAMGGEGPEIVLEMSGHPSAIREAFEAVAHAGRVSLLGIPTGEVPLDLSTGIIFKGVHVHGITGRRMYDTWYQMKGMLEQQRLDLSPLVTHTFTLDQYQEAFELVQSGQCGKIVFLHDV, encoded by the coding sequence TTGGGAAATGCGGTTCAGGCGGTTCTTTCAGGTGATGTGGTGGGTAAAAGTGTGGCCGTCGTTGGGGCAGGGCCGATCGGTCTTATGGCTATTGCCGTAGCTAAAGCCTGCGGAGCCGGATTCATAGCAGCTGTCGATATTAACCCGTATCGGCTTCGTATGGCTGAACAGATGGGGTCAAATAAGGTTATCAACAGCAAGGACCATCCCCATTTTGCCGGAAGTCTTAAAGAGGCGATGGGCGGGGAAGGACCTGAGATCGTTCTGGAAATGTCAGGTCATCCGAGTGCGATTCGTGAAGCCTTTGAGGCTGTAGCCCATGCAGGCAGGGTTTCTTTGCTCGGCATTCCAACAGGTGAAGTGCCATTGGATTTGTCAACAGGAATTATTTTTAAAGGTGTTCATGTTCACGGCATCACCGGACGACGCATGTATGATACCTGGTACCAGATGAAAGGGATGCTGGAACAGCAGAGATTGGATCTATCCCCCCTTGTAACGCATACATTTACTTTAGATCAATACCAGGAAGCCTTCGAACTGGTTCAATCCGGTCAATGCGGAAAAATCGTGTTTCTTCATGATGTATAA
- a CDS encoding alcohol dehydrogenase catalytic domain-containing protein, with the protein MVFGHEFCGIVEAVGEQVTNVQLGDYVSAEGHFACGLCRACRTGGRTSAAIPKVLASLYRAVLRNTR; encoded by the coding sequence ATGGTGTTCGGGCATGAGTTTTGCGGGATTGTGGAGGCCGTGGGCGAACAAGTGACCAATGTTCAATTAGGCGATTACGTATCCGCTGAGGGTCATTTTGCCTGTGGACTATGTAGGGCCTGCCGAACCGGGGGGCGCACGTCTGCCGCTATACCCAAAGTTTTGGCATCACTGTACCGGGCTGTTTTGCGCAATACACGGTAG
- a CDS encoding AbrB/MazE/SpoVT family DNA-binding domain-containing protein, translated as MKSTGIVRKVDELGRIVIPKELRTTLSIEERDGLEIFVDQERVILKKYAPACLFCNSGEETVYFKGKLICHSCLTEMVEQQKEPAQTI; from the coding sequence ATGAAATCAACTGGTATCGTAAGAAAAGTGGACGAATTAGGAAGAATCGTTATTCCTAAAGAACTTCGTACTACACTTAGCATTGAAGAAAGAGACGGTCTGGAAATTTTCGTAGACCAGGAAAGGGTTATTCTCAAGAAATATGCTCCGGCTTGCCTATTTTGCAACTCTGGAGAGGAAACGGTATATTTCAAAGGCAAACTGATTTGCCATAGTTGTCTGACCGAAATGGTAGAGCAACAAAAAGAACCCGCTCAAACCATTTAA
- a CDS encoding alcohol dehydrogenase catalytic domain-containing protein, with protein sequence MSEVMKALVKTVGQPGAVYQEVPVPVQGLDEVKIRVLASSVCGTDLHIYNWDAWA encoded by the coding sequence TTGAGCGAAGTGATGAAAGCGCTTGTAAAAACAGTAGGACAACCTGGTGCAGTCTATCAAGAAGTACCCGTACCGGTTCAGGGACTGGATGAAGTGAAAATCCGGGTATTGGCGAGTTCGGTCTGCGGAACCGACTTGCACATTTATAACTGGGATGCCTGGGCCTAG
- a CDS encoding indolepyruvate ferredoxin oxidoreductase subunit alpha, with protein sequence MAFVITSPCIGEKAADCVSVCPVDCIHEGEDQYYIDPDVCIECGACEVECPVTAIFHEDDVPDEEKSFIEKNRAFFA encoded by the coding sequence ATGGCCTTTGTTATTACATCTCCATGTATTGGGGAAAAAGCTGCTGATTGTGTAAGCGTCTGTCCAGTTGATTGCATTCACGAAGGAGAGGATCAGTACTATATTGATCCGGATGTATGTATAGAATGTGGCGCTTGCGAAGTCGAGTGCCCGGTAACCGCCATTTTCCATGAGGATGATGTGCCAGATGAAGAGAAGTCCTTTATAGAAAAAAACCGGGCTTTTTTTGCTTAA